In Hermetia illucens chromosome 5, iHerIll2.2.curated.20191125, whole genome shotgun sequence, a single window of DNA contains:
- the LOC119656672 gene encoding uncharacterized protein LOC119656672 has translation MTGCGLHHEVFTANLKNDEIIGHQVVVIRGTVTGGICDAGRGEVLDTETGIRRDFQLTKGNVFKVLWSLRAGTNRIRINYCTATVNFNLIYHETANQYRVQPLYIVCQGHDGHFNEESGKSNSPEEACKKIVLGLKLVQCLYAEKLLEHDQSRKTFTLIENCHIFRSKLSAEAAKKLDENALWNEFARELLNSEFGEDEKLKFVAFIGCTEYEEIADGDYSYENIKRHTKAQANLGGGGLALFGSGYLYCWPSEFDDILPYFENSKRIDLKNFLDDSNYRRTYGGCYATTIGAVCHELGHIFDLGHTEEGIMGNGFDYVNLVFTSKHLTEDLPNRIIDSTNQKDRRLTAIKRPGKFLQKYHEQKTGDSTFFTRNCAIILSLHRWINPENSLYSETDTIELSEYPLSVSCTSSHLRLIEIRDKQSNLVVDYQELGVSSAAAGELRSVNLSNRLDPSRHSLFVITSNGSSKFFA, from the coding sequence ATGACCGGCTGCGGGTTACATCACGAGGTTTTCACGGCAAACTTGAAAAACGATGAAATCATCGGCCACCAAGTGGTCGTGATTCGCGGAACGGTTACCGGCGGTATTTGCGATGCGGGACGCGGAGAAGTGCTGGACACAGAGACAGGTATACGGCGAGATTTTCAGCTGACAAAGGGGAACGTGTTCAAAGTGCTATGGAGTCTGAGGGCCGGGACTAATCGAATACGGATCAATTACTGCACAGCGACCgtgaatttcaatttaatttaccACGAGACTGCAAATCAATACCGCGTCCAACCGCTCTACATTGTTTGCCAAGGCCACGACGGCCATTTCAACGAGGAATCAGGTAAAAGTAACAGTCCCGAGGAGGCTTGCAAAAAGATTGTTTTGGGGCTGAAACTGGTCCAGTGTCTGTACGCCGAGAAACTCCTTGAGCACGACCAAAGTCGCAAGACCTTTACACTCATCGAAAACTGCCATATCTTCCGAAGTAAATTAAGTGCCGAGGCTGCCAAGAAGTTAGACGAAAACGCACTGTGGAATGAGTTTGCCCGTGAACTCCTCAACTCTGAGTTCGGTGAGGACGAGAAGTTGAAATTCGTGGCCTTCATTGGGTGCACCGAATACGAGGAGATCGCAGACGGGGACTATTCCTACGAGAATATTAAAAGACACACGAAAGCGCAGGCCAACTTGGGAGGAGGCGGATTGGCTCTGTTCGGATCTGGGTACCTTTACTGCTGGCCCAGCGAGTTCGACGATATTCTTCCTTATTTCGAGAACTCCAAGCGAATCGACTTGAAGAACTTCTTAGACGACAGCAACTACAGAAGAACTTACGGCGGATGTTACGCGACCACAATCGGTGCAGTCTGCCACGAACTAGGTCACATTTTCGATTTGGGTCACACCGAGGAAGGGATTATGGGCAATGGCTTCGACTACGTCAATTTAGTTTTCACCAGTAAGCACTTAACCGAAGATCTTCCGAACAGAATCATCGACAGCACAAACCAAAAGGATCGAAGGCTAACCGCTATCAAACGACCAggaaaattccttcaaaaatatcACGAGCAGAAAACCGGCGACTCGACCTTTTTCACTCGAAACTGTGCCATAATCTTGTCCCTTCATCGTTGGATAAACCCCGAAAACTCACTATACTCCGAGACTGATACTATCGAACTTAGCGAATACCCACTTTCCGTTAGTTGCACGTCATCTCACCTGCGTCTGATTGAAATTCGCGACAAACAAAGTAACCTTGTCGTTGACTATCAAGAGCTTGGCGTGTCATCAGCCGCGGCCGGTGAACTTCGTTCCgtaaacctatccaaccggctGGATCCCAGTCGGCATAGTTTATTCGTGATAACATCGAA
- the LOC119656673 gene encoding putative inositol monophosphatase 3, whose protein sequence is MNFGRSIRVNRGAVLVVVVCGFTLLYFYHLFSDRSGSAYGQARNANEVNLRKLLIGAIQAAQKGGVEIVEVSKSMLLNKKSKGKTKEGADDPVTDADARSHCVMKNGLHRIFPRLEIISEEDKGTGCGDTAHFNLDPTVLHENAVIPDEVVETSDVTVWIDPLDATQEYTEKLYQYVTTMVCVAIRGKPVIGVVHNPFTMKTTWAWHGKALSEDLSKVKKEETLTKNPIIIVSRSHSGLVQNISKQVFGDNAQVIKAAGAGYKVLQVVFNNATAYLHTTRIKKWDLCAGNAILNAVGGKMTNLMNEEIDYSSNEAVVNDKGLLSTLSHHEDFISKIMSHKVLQA, encoded by the exons ATGAATTTCGGGCGCTCGATACGGGTGAACCGCGGAGCCGTTTTGGTCGTGGTGGTCTGCGGGTTCACTTTGTTGTATTTTTACCACCTTTTCTCTGATCGGTCGGGGAGTGCCTACGGTCAAGCCAGAAATGCAAACGAAGTCAATTTAAGGAAGCTCCTGATCGGAGCTATCCAGGCGGCGCAAAAAGGCGGTGTCGAAATCGTGGAAGTGTCAAAGTCGATGCTCCTGAACAAGAAGAGCAAGGGAAAGACGAAGGAGGGAGCGGATGACCCGGTCACGGATGCGGACGCGAGGTCTCATTGCGTCATGAAGAATGGACTGCACAGGATATTCCCCAGATTGGAAATTATTTCAGAGGAGGACAAGGGAACAGGGTGCGGAGATACGGCGCATTTCAACCTGGATCCGACGGTGCTACATGAGAATGCGGTAATCCCGGATGAAGTGGTTGAAACCAGCGATGTGACGGTTTGGATTGATCCCTTGGATGCCACACAAGAGTATACAG AAAAACTTTACCAATACGTAACGACAATGGTTTGTGTTGCGATCAGAGGGAAGCCAGTGATTGGGGTCGTGCACAATCCGTTCACAATGAAAACAACTTGGGCTTGGCATGGGAAGGCTTTGTCAGAGGATCTCAGCAAAGTGAAGAAG GAAGAAACCCTAACAAAGAACCCCATCATAATCGTATCCAGGTCGCATTCTGGCCTAGTGCAGAACATCTCGAAACAAGTCTTTGGAGACAATGCTCAAGTAATCAAAGCAGCTGGTGCAG GCTATAAAGTGCTACAAGTTGTATTCAACAACGCTACCGCTTACCTCCACACAACTCGAATAAAGAAATGGGACTTATGTGCGGGTAATGCAATTCTGAATGCAGTTGGGGGGAAAATGACGAATCTGATGAACGAAGAGATCGATTATTCATCCAATGAGGCTGTGGTTAACGATAAGGGGCTGCTGAGTACGTTGAGTCATCACGAAGATTTCATTAGTAAAATTATGTCGCATAAAGTTCTGCAAGCTTAG
- the LOC119657526 gene encoding mpv17-like protein 2, with product MKLFSPIFHKIRVAPQKIRNLQKTFFKDENLYFINVISAFVMSAFGDISTQLTIRYSYAEYEYNPHRTARMALADGYFSGNISHFFYRSLDKFWPGQTTAVVLKKLVLDQLVVAPTTLTSFYVTIGFMSANTFNEIVREYRESIVKVYAIQFAIWVPAQMINFYFIPSRLRMVYINTISLLYAIYMSHLKFH from the coding sequence ATGAAATTATTCTCGCCTATTTTCCATAAAATCCGAGTAGCCCCACAAAAAatacgaaatttacaaaaaacctttttcaaagatgagaatttatattttattaatgtAATTTCCGCTTTTGTAATGTCGGCGTTTGGCGATATTTCCACGCAACTCACTATCAGATATTCCTATGCCGAGTACGAGTACAACCCCCATCGAACAGCCCGGATGGCCCTTGCTGACGGTTATTTTAGTGGAAATATTTCGCACTTCTTTTACCGAAGCTTGGACAAGTTCTGGCCAGGGCAGACGACTGCAGTGGTTTTGAAGAAGCTGGTGTTGGATCAATTGGTGGTGGCGCCAACTACCCTTACGAGCTTCTATGTTACTATTGGGTTCATGTCGGCGAATACGTTTAATGAGATTGTCAGGGAATATCGTGAAAGTATCGTGAAAGTGTACGCAATACAGTTCGCTATCTGGGTACCGGCCCAAATGATTAATTTCTACTTCATACCGAGTCGACTTCGAATGGTCTACATCAACACGATCTCACTCTTGTACGCAATTTATATGTCGCATCTTAAGTTCCACTAA